GCATTCCTGCTGCTAGCAGGTTAATATACGTTTTCATATATGAGGGGTTTAGGTATTTAACTGATGAATGGTTGCCTGTATTTTTGTTTTGATGGCTTCATTGGTTTCCGGTTTCTTCAGCAGGTTTTGCAAGGAACGTACAGACTTTTTCTCCTGCATTTTCAACATCAGATCCGCAAGCGCTGATTGTACCAATGGTGATTCCTGATGTTGAATTGACTGTATCAATCCTTCCCTGACTTTCGGATCCGCTGTCATATTCGATAAAGCTTCTAAGGCCGTTAAACGCACATTCACATTCTCATCATTATTCAAAGTGGTCAGTAAAGCATCTTGAAGACGTCCATCTACTGTATCAATTTCATTCACATAACTGACAGCTCTCAATCTCTCTGATGCCGATGGATGTTCAAGTAAACTAAGTGCAAGCAATTCTCGCATTTCTTTCACTTGTGAAGAAAGCATGGATACTTCTGACTTGCCTGTTCCTTTTTGTTGGAAATACAATGATGTAGCTACGACTCCTATCACTAACATCCCCAATCCATATGCAACACGAGGAGTGAACAGTATTGTTATGAATTTTGAAAAGATCTCTTTTACCTGATAGGATGCACTGGTCTTAGCAAGTTGCTCTTGTTTATATGTTTCAAGCTGCTGAATGAAACTACTTTTAATATCAGCAGAGGGCTCTGGTTCCGGTAAGGCAGCAGTAATATTCCAAAATGTCATGATGCTGTTCAACTCTTCTGTACATTCAGAACAAGTTGATACATGGCTATTTACTTCTGCTTTTTCTGCATCTGTTAGTTCATTCAAAGCCAGTGACCATAATTTCTCTTTATCAAATGCACATTTCATACGCTCATTGTTTGTTGACTGATTTCAAGATATATTTCTCTCAGCTGTTTTACAGCTCGGTGTATTCTTACTTTGATCGC
Above is a genomic segment from Sediminibacterium sp. KACHI17 containing:
- a CDS encoding HEAT repeat domain-containing protein, with the protein product MKCAFDKEKLWSLALNELTDAEKAEVNSHVSTCSECTEELNSIMTFWNITAALPEPEPSADIKSSFIQQLETYKQEQLAKTSASYQVKEIFSKFITILFTPRVAYGLGMLVIGVVATSLYFQQKGTGKSEVSMLSSQVKEMRELLALSLLEHPSASERLRAVSYVNEIDTVDGRLQDALLTTLNNDENVNVRLTALEALSNMTADPKVREGLIQSIQHQESPLVQSALADLMLKMQEKKSVRSLQNLLKKPETNEAIKTKIQATIHQLNT